In the Clostridium gelidum genome, TAAATTTATTATTGCCTTAGTAATAAAGAATGGTGTTAATCTTCTTGTTTTTCCAGTAGCCAGCTTACTGCATTCATCTTCAATAGTTTCAAATCCACCGATTCCAGATCCTAGCATTACCCCAAATCTCTCTAAATTTTCTTTTTCTAAATCTATTCCAGAATCATTTATTGCTTCCTCTGCTGCAACTAAACCAAATTGAGCAAATCTGTCTAATCTTTTAGCTTCTTTTTTACCAATTAAAGTATCTGGATCAAAATCTTTAACCTCTGCTGCAATTTTTACATCTATTAAATCTTGATCTATTAAAGTAATAAAATCTATCCCTAATTTGCCTTCTTTTGCATTATTCCAAAATGTATTTACATCATTTCCTATAGGAGTTAAAGCTCCCATTCCCGTAATAACAACTCTTCTTTCCATAACTCAACTCTTCCTCCATTACATTAACATTCCACCATCAACTTGGATAACTTGACCAGTAATATAGTCAGAGCTTTCACTTGCAAGGAAAGCTACAACATTTGCTACATCCTCTGGGTTTCCAAATCTCTTAAGTGGTATATTTTTCTTTGCTTCTTCTTTAACTTTATCATTTAACTCATGTGTCATATCTGTTTCAATAAATCCTGGTGCTACTGCATTTACAGTAATCCCTCTAGAACCAACTTCTCTAGCAAGTGACTTTGTCATTCCAATTACCCCAGCCTTAGATGCCGCATAATTAACTTGCCCTGCATTTCCTGTAAGTCCAACTACTGATGACATATTTATTATCTTTCCATGTTTTTGCTTAACCATAATTGGAGTAATAGCCTTTAAACAATTAAATACTCCCTTTAAGTTTACATCAATAACACTATCAAAATCTTCTTCTTTCATTCTAAGTATTAATGTGTCCTTTGTAATTCCCGCATTGTTTACAATAATATCAATATTCCCAAATCTCTCTTTAGCTAATGATACAAGATTTTCTACTTCTTGTAATTTAGAAATATCTCCTTTTACACTTAGAACTTCAACGCCCATTTCTTTTATTTCATTTTCAACTTCTAATGCTTCTTTTTCGCTGCTTCTATAGTTTAAAACTATATTAGCTCCAAGAGATGCAAACTTTAAAGCAATAGCTTTTCCTAGCCCTCTTGATGCTCCTGTAATTATAGCACACTTTCCTTTTAACATAATTACCTCCCTTAATTCAATTGACAATGTACAATTAACAATTAATGAACAAATTCTTTCAGAATTTGAAAAACATAATTTTTAGAAAGCCTTTCAGTATTTCATCCTTCGCTGACAATTGTCAATTGTTAATTGTTAATTGCAATGATTCCATATCTTCTACATTTAAAAGATTTGCACTTTTATTAATTTTCTTAACAAATCCCCTAAGTGCCTTACCTGGTCCAACTTCAACAAATGTGTCTACACCACTATCTATCATATGATTTATAGTTTTCTCAAAAAGTACTGATGTTCTTATATGTTTTTTAAGTAAATCTCTAACGTCATCATTTGGTTCATAAGGAAGTCCCTTAACATTTGAATATACTATTTTATTAAGTTCTTTAATATTTACAGTTTTTATAGTATTAAAGAATTCTTCACTTGCAGGTTCAAGAAGTGAGCTATGGAATGGTCCACTAACTTTTAGTGGAATCCCAAGACCCCCAAGTTCTTTTGCTATCTTTACAGCTTCATCAATTGCTTCATTTTCACCCGAAACTACTATTTGGCCTGGGCAATTAAAATTAGCACCTTCTATTATTCCAAATTCCCCTGCTTTAGTTAATAATTCTTTTAATTTTTCATCGTTTAGCTTTAGAACAGCAGCCATTTTCCCAAGTCCTTTTGGAAGTGCACTTCCCATAATTCTTCCTCTTTCTTTTATGAGTAATAATCCCTCTTCTAAAGAAAGTGCTCCTCCATATATTAATGCTACATATTCTCCTAAACTAAGTCCTGCCGCATAATCCGCTTCAATGCCGTTTATTTCTAAAGCCTTTAATGCAATAAGAGAAGCAACAACTATTAATGGCTGTGCATTTTCTGTTGCAGTAATAAGTTCTTCAGGTCCCTCAAACATCATTTTCTTTATAGGCATATTTAAAATTTCTTCACTACGATCTAAAATTCCTTTACATTCAGGTATATTTTCACAAAGTTCTTTTGCCATTCCAATAGTTTGAACCCCTTGGCCAGGAAAAAGAAATGCAGTTTTCTTACTATTCATTTTGTCCTCCAAAACGCTTAAATATTTCATTTGCTTCTTCAAATAATTCTTCAATAATTTCTTTACTTGTTTGTTCTTTATTAATAAGTCCTGCTATTTGTCCTGACATAAGAGTTCCATTCTCAACATCTCCATCTACAACGGCTTTTTTTAAGCCACCAATGCCCAGTTTCTCCATTTCTTCAGCACTTGCGCCTTCTTTTTCTAGCTTTAAATAAGCTCTTGAAAGCTTATTTCTGAGAGCTCTAACGGGGTGCCCTGTTGGTCTTCCTGTAACTTCTGTATCTATATCATTAGCTTTTAATATTTTATCTTTATAATTCTGATGTATTGTACATTCTTTAGCTACTAAGAATCTTGTTCCAACTTGAATACCTTCAGCTCCTAACATAAATGATGCTGCTACTCCTCTACCATCACCAATACCACCAGCTGCTATAACAGGAATACATACTGCATCCACTACTTGTGGTACTAATGTCATTGTAGTTAATTGACCTATATGCCCGCCTGATTCCATTCCTTCTGCAATAATTGCATCAGCACCTGATTTCTCCATTCTTTTAGCAAGTGCCACTGAAGCTACTACTGGAATAACTTTTATTCCATGTGCTTTCCACTTTTCCATATACTTTCCCGGGCTACCGGCACCAGTTGTAACTACTGATACGCCTTCTTCACATACTAATTCAGCTATTTCACTAGCATTTTCCGCCATTAACATTATATTTACACCGAATGGTTTATTTGTCATTTCCTTAGTTTTTTGTATTTGCTCCCTTACCCATTCTGTCGGTGCTGCACCAGTTATTATTCCAAGTCCACCAGCCTCACTTACCGCTGAAGCTAGAGAAGCATCTGCAATTCTTGCCATAGCCCCTTGGAATATAGGGTGTTTTATTTCTAATAGTTCACATACTCTATTTTTTCCCACCAAAAAATCCTCCTACTATTATCAAATTATTAAATACTAACTACTATTATTTCTGAAAATATAATACCGAAAAAATTTTATTTTATTTATTGTAGGTAAAATAACCTACTCTGCTAATTAATTTTACTATTATTACATTTAATTAGCAATTACATGACTAAAAAATTAAAAATAAGTTCATATCTTATAAAATTGTTATCTATTTATCTATATTTATTTTTTCTACATAATCTACTGCATCTTTTATAGTTTTTAATCCTTCAACGTCCTCTATTTGTATATTATATTTCTCTTCAAGTTCAATAACTATTTGAAATAAATCCAAAGAATCAGCACCTAATGATTCAAATGTTGTTTCTAATTTTACTTCAGCCTCTTCAACTCTCAGTTGTTCACATATAACCCCCTTGATTTCTTCAAATAACATAATCTTATCCCCCAATAACCCTTTATTTTTTTATTTATAAATATAAATTGGATATTCTAAAAACGAAACTTAAATCATTAATTTTGATCGAGTAAGTTTGAATACCCAAATGTTTTTTTAAGATGTTAACTCCGTTTGTCATTA is a window encoding:
- the fabG gene encoding 3-oxoacyl-[acyl-carrier-protein] reductase, with the translated sequence MLKGKCAIITGASRGLGKAIALKFASLGANIVLNYRSSEKEALEVENEIKEMGVEVLSVKGDISKLQEVENLVSLAKERFGNIDIIVNNAGITKDTLILRMKEEDFDSVIDVNLKGVFNCLKAITPIMVKQKHGKIINMSSVVGLTGNAGQVNYAASKAGVIGMTKSLAREVGSRGITVNAVAPGFIETDMTHELNDKVKEEAKKNIPLKRFGNPEDVANVVAFLASESSDYITGQVIQVDGGMLM
- the fabD gene encoding ACP S-malonyltransferase; amino-acid sequence: MNSKKTAFLFPGQGVQTIGMAKELCENIPECKGILDRSEEILNMPIKKMMFEGPEELITATENAQPLIVVASLIALKALEINGIEADYAAGLSLGEYVALIYGGALSLEEGLLLIKERGRIMGSALPKGLGKMAAVLKLNDEKLKELLTKAGEFGIIEGANFNCPGQIVVSGENEAIDEAVKIAKELGGLGIPLKVSGPFHSSLLEPASEEFFNTIKTVNIKELNKIVYSNVKGLPYEPNDDVRDLLKKHIRTSVLFEKTINHMIDSGVDTFVEVGPGKALRGFVKKINKSANLLNVEDMESLQLTINN
- the fabK gene encoding enoyl-[acyl-carrier-protein] reductase FabK, which gives rise to MGKNRVCELLEIKHPIFQGAMARIADASLASAVSEAGGLGIITGAAPTEWVREQIQKTKEMTNKPFGVNIMLMAENASEIAELVCEEGVSVVTTGAGSPGKYMEKWKAHGIKVIPVVASVALAKRMEKSGADAIIAEGMESGGHIGQLTTMTLVPQVVDAVCIPVIAAGGIGDGRGVAASFMLGAEGIQVGTRFLVAKECTIHQNYKDKILKANDIDTEVTGRPTGHPVRALRNKLSRAYLKLEKEGASAEEMEKLGIGGLKKAVVDGDVENGTLMSGQIAGLINKEQTSKEIIEELFEEANEIFKRFGGQNE
- a CDS encoding acyl carrier protein, whose protein sequence is MLFEEIKGVICEQLRVEEAEVKLETTFESLGADSLDLFQIVIELEEKYNIQIEDVEGLKTIKDAVDYVEKINIDK